The Sulfitobacter sp. SK011 genome has a window encoding:
- a CDS encoding BolA family transcriptional regulator, giving the protein MSVNKGTVTREIEEKLLAALAPRVLEVVDDSESHRGHGGYREGGESHFNVMIRADHFKGLSRVARHRAVHAALGPDLIARIHALALDLDV; this is encoded by the coding sequence ATGTCAGTTAACAAAGGAACGGTCACCCGCGAAATTGAGGAGAAGCTGCTCGCGGCGCTTGCGCCACGTGTGTTGGAGGTTGTCGACGACAGCGAAAGTCACCGAGGGCATGGCGGATATCGCGAGGGCGGTGAAAGCCATTTCAACGTGATGATCCGTGCCGATCATTTCAAGGGCTTAAGTCGTGTGGCGCGGCATCGTGCGGTCCATGCGGCACTTGGCCCGGACCTCATCGCGCGCATTCATGCCCTTGCACTTGATCTAGATGTTTAA
- a CDS encoding J domain-containing protein, translating to MPKADPFGFDMSVSSSKKKNPRGRRGMSGASETSRRTCDHAGCDEAGKYRAPKAPDVLDDFFWFCQAHVREYNLKWNFFDGTTEAELNAQMSSDKVWERPTKPLGDPEARAWARLGIEDPHQVLGANATQNPGRGPQAGRRLPPTERRSLEILEAKDTWTKPEIRKAYKLLIKVLHPDMNGGDRSQEEQLQQVVWAWDQIKGSRNFKD from the coding sequence ATGCCCAAAGCTGATCCCTTCGGATTCGACATGTCCGTGTCGTCTTCGAAAAAGAAAAATCCACGCGGCAGGCGCGGCATGTCCGGCGCGTCAGAGACATCTCGGCGGACCTGCGATCATGCGGGATGTGACGAGGCGGGCAAATACCGCGCGCCAAAAGCGCCGGACGTGTTGGACGACTTCTTTTGGTTCTGTCAGGCCCATGTGCGCGAATATAATCTCAAGTGGAATTTCTTTGACGGCACCACCGAGGCCGAACTGAACGCGCAGATGTCCAGCGACAAGGTATGGGAACGCCCGACCAAACCATTGGGCGATCCTGAGGCACGGGCTTGGGCGCGGCTTGGTATTGAGGACCCCCATCAGGTGCTGGGTGCAAATGCCACGCAAAATCCCGGCAGAGGCCCCCAGGCCGGGCGACGCCTGCCCCCGACGGAGCGGCGGTCATTGGAAATTCTGGAAGCCAAGGACACCTGGACCAAGCCGGAAATCCGCAAAGCCTATAAACTGTTGATCAAGGTGCTGCATCCCGACATGAACGGCGGCGACCGATCCCAGGAAGAACAATTGCAGCAAGTCGTCTGGGCATGGGACCAGATCAAAGGCAGCCGCAACTTCAAAGACTGA
- the cobS gene encoding cobaltochelatase subunit CobS: protein MDDGALDINARPTEEISVRDVFGIDTDMVAKRFADRTDRVPALDSTYKFDPDTTLAILAGFTHNRRVMIQGYHGTGKSTHIEQVASLLNWPCVRVNLDSHISRIDLIGKDAIKLVDGKQVTAFQEGILPWALRNPTAIVFDEYDAGRADVMFVIQRVLETDGKLTLLDQNKVITPHPYFRIFATANTVGLGDTTGLYHGTQQINQGQMDRWSLVATLNYLSIDAEVAIVLSKNPHYNTDKGRKTIKQMVTVADLTRTAFMNGELSTVMSPRTVISWAQNAEIFRNVGYAFRLSFLNKCDELERQTVAEFYQRLFDEELPESAASVSLG, encoded by the coding sequence ATGGACGACGGCGCACTGGACATCAACGCAAGACCAACCGAAGAGATTTCCGTTCGTGACGTCTTTGGCATCGATACTGACATGGTGGCCAAACGCTTTGCCGATCGCACTGACCGCGTGCCGGCGCTGGACAGCACCTACAAGTTTGATCCCGATACCACATTGGCCATTTTGGCCGGGTTCACGCACAACCGCCGCGTCATGATCCAAGGCTACCACGGGACGGGCAAATCGACCCACATCGAACAGGTGGCAAGCCTGCTCAACTGGCCCTGCGTGCGCGTCAACCTTGACAGCCACATCAGCCGGATTGACCTGATCGGCAAAGACGCGATCAAGCTGGTGGATGGCAAGCAGGTCACGGCGTTTCAGGAAGGCATCCTGCCCTGGGCGCTGCGCAACCCCACCGCCATTGTGTTTGATGAATACGACGCAGGCCGCGCCGATGTGATGTTCGTGATCCAGCGCGTGCTGGAAACGGACGGCAAGCTGACATTGCTGGACCAGAACAAGGTGATCACGCCGCACCCCTATTTCCGCATCTTTGCGACCGCCAATACCGTGGGTCTGGGTGACACAACCGGCCTTTACCACGGCACCCAGCAGATCAACCAGGGTCAGATGGACCGCTGGTCACTGGTGGCGACGCTGAACTATCTGTCGATTGATGCCGAAGTCGCCATCGTGCTGTCCAAAAACCCGCATTACAACACCGACAAGGGTCGCAAGACCATCAAACAGATGGTCACCGTTGCGGACCTGACCCGAACGGCCTTCATGAATGGCGAGCTGTCAACGGTGATGTCGCCCCGGACCGTCATCTCATGGGCGCAGAATGCCGAGATTTTCCGCAACGTCGGCTATGCCTTTAGGCTGTCATTCCTGAACAAATGTGATGAATTGGAGCGCCAGACCGTGGCAGAATTCTATCAGCGTTTGTTTGATGAGGAATTGCCGGAATCAGCGGCGAGTGTGAGTTTGGGGTGA
- the cobT gene encoding cobaltochelatase subunit CobT — protein MSKPSDNPADAFKKALAEASKVMANDPDLNVSYSVDPSGLSGDNMRLPQVSRRMTREEVLLARGTADALALNRRYHNGQTHARYEPQGEMARDLYEAMETARCEAVGARDMPGTAGNIDVKIKHDALRKGYDQAKQASDIPLATAAGYLVRHLATGRPLPAGADNAMELWRGFIEDSAGGTLENLTDILDDQSAFAKFARQMISDLGYGDQLGDDPDTLDEDQEDEAEEGAEEEQDPDSTGQDDQDDEEAEGSPEQSQEDSQDASQAQVSMDDMADQELGDEAEMPEGDAPLEPPAPQPVSDADPNYLVYMDSEDEVIGAEHLADPIELERLRAYLDQQLEPLKGAVSRLANKLQRRLQAQQNRSWEFDLEEGTLDAGRLARIVATPTTPLSFKVEKDTEFRDTCVTLLLDNSGSMRGRPISIAAICADVLARTLERCNVKVEILGFTTRAWKGGQAREAWLNAGRPVQPGRLNDLRHIIYKSADAPWRRTHLNLGLMMKEGLLKENIDGEALEWAHRRMMARHESRKILMVISDGAPVDDSTLSVNPANYLEKHLRDVIAMVEKRKAVELLAIGIGHDVTRYYERAVTITDVDQLAGAMTEQLAALFDSDPRARARVMGMRRVS, from the coding sequence ATGAGCAAACCATCTGACAACCCCGCAGACGCGTTCAAAAAGGCGCTGGCCGAAGCCTCCAAGGTGATGGCCAATGACCCTGATCTGAACGTCAGCTATTCAGTCGATCCCTCGGGCTTGTCGGGCGATAACATGCGCCTGCCGCAGGTCAGCCGCCGCATGACCCGCGAGGAAGTTTTGCTGGCCCGTGGCACCGCTGACGCGCTGGCGTTGAACCGCCGCTATCACAACGGACAGACCCATGCGCGTTACGAGCCGCAAGGCGAAATGGCACGCGATCTTTATGAAGCGATGGAAACCGCGCGCTGCGAGGCTGTGGGCGCTCGGGACATGCCGGGCACTGCTGGCAACATCGACGTCAAGATCAAGCATGACGCGCTGCGCAAGGGCTATGATCAGGCCAAGCAGGCCAGTGACATTCCGCTGGCCACCGCTGCGGGGTATCTGGTGCGCCATCTGGCCACCGGTCGCCCCCTGCCTGCGGGCGCTGACAACGCGATGGAACTGTGGCGCGGGTTCATTGAGGACAGCGCGGGCGGCACACTGGAAAACCTGACCGATATCCTCGATGACCAATCCGCTTTTGCCAAATTTGCCCGCCAGATGATCAGTGATCTGGGCTATGGCGACCAGCTGGGCGACGACCCTGATACGCTGGACGAAGATCAGGAAGACGAAGCCGAAGAAGGGGCCGAAGAAGAGCAAGACCCAGACAGCACCGGTCAGGACGACCAGGACGATGAAGAAGCCGAAGGATCGCCCGAACAGTCGCAGGAAGACAGCCAGGATGCATCACAAGCTCAGGTCAGCATGGACGACATGGCCGATCAGGAGCTTGGAGACGAGGCGGAAATGCCCGAAGGCGACGCCCCGCTGGAGCCGCCTGCCCCGCAGCCCGTGTCAGACGCCGACCCCAATTATCTGGTCTATATGGACAGCGAAGACGAGGTGATCGGTGCCGAACATCTCGCCGACCCGATTGAACTGGAACGCCTGCGGGCCTATCTGGATCAACAGTTGGAGCCTTTGAAAGGCGCGGTAAGTCGTTTGGCCAACAAACTCCAGCGCCGCCTGCAAGCCCAACAAAACCGGTCCTGGGAATTTGATCTGGAGGAAGGCACGCTTGATGCGGGCCGGCTGGCGCGGATTGTGGCGACGCCGACAACACCGCTCAGCTTTAAGGTCGAAAAAGACACCGAATTCCGCGACACCTGCGTGACACTGCTGCTTGATAACTCTGGGTCGATGCGCGGCCGCCCCATTTCAATCGCGGCGATCTGTGCGGACGTGCTGGCCCGAACGCTGGAGCGGTGCAATGTAAAGGTCGAGATCCTTGGCTTTACCACCCGCGCCTGGAAAGGGGGCCAGGCCCGCGAGGCATGGCTGAACGCGGGCCGCCCGGTGCAGCCCGGTCGCCTGAATGATTTGCGTCACATCATCTATAAATCCGCAGATGCGCCCTGGCGGCGCACCCATCTCAATCTGGGGCTGATGATGAAAGAAGGTCTGCTGAAGGAAAATATCGACGGTGAGGCGCTGGAATGGGCGCACCGCCGCATGATGGCGCGGCACGAGTCCCGCAAAATCCTGATGGTGATCAGTGATGGTGCGCCGGTCGATGACAGCACCTTGTCGGTGAACCCTGCGAACTACCTTGAAAAGCACCTGCGCGATGTGATTGCGATGGTCGAAAAACGCAAAGCGGTTGAGTTGCTGGCGATTGGCATCGGGCATGACGTAACGCGCTATTATGAACGCGCCGTTACGATCACCGATGTGGATCAGTTGGCCGGTGCCATGACCGAACAACTTGCAGCGCTGTTTGACAGCGATCCACGGGCGCGCGCGCGCGTCATGGGGATGCGCCGCGTCAGCTAA
- a CDS encoding aminopeptidase P family protein: MFQSFEVTARPEQGPPRLKALRAKLAAEGLAGFLIPRADAHQGEYVAAHDERLAWLTGFTGSAGFCAALMDVAGVFIDGRYRTQVKAQVASDFTPVPWPEVSLAEWLIEQLPNGGVVGFDPWLHTAEQLEQLDEALADSGIEMRRCANLVDRIWADQPSPPMQDAKAHALEFAGESHNDKRARLGKTLTDAKQTAAVITLPDSLNWLLNIRGADIPRNPVAHGFGVLHADGAVDLFMEPQKVAALGDHLGDQVTVHAPDHLLAHLGTLTGPVRVDKQSVPVIIADTLGERAVWGDDPCALPKACKNDAEIAGSAEAHLRDGAALCELLAWLDTKAPGSLTETEVVTQLETFRRRDNALQDISFETIAGTGPNGAIMHYRVTTETDSTLEDGHLLVLDSGGQYLDGTTDITRTVPIGTPSDDARVAFTRVLAGMIAMSRLRWPQGLAGRDIEMIGRVPLWLAGQDFDHGLGHGVGAYLSVHEGPQRLSKISHVPLLAGMILSNEPGYYREGAFGIRLENLLVVRDAPALPGGDAHRKMLYWQTLSFAPIDRRLIVAEMLEVAARNWLNDYHAQVAQKIGPRLSPEAKLWLDAATAPL; encoded by the coding sequence ATGTTCCAGAGTTTCGAGGTCACGGCACGGCCGGAACAAGGACCACCCCGCCTCAAGGCGTTGCGCGCTAAATTGGCGGCTGAAGGGCTTGCCGGTTTCCTGATCCCCCGCGCCGACGCGCATCAAGGCGAATATGTCGCGGCCCATGATGAACGACTGGCATGGCTCACAGGCTTCACCGGATCTGCCGGGTTCTGCGCCGCCCTGATGGATGTCGCGGGGGTGTTCATCGACGGGCGGTACCGCACGCAGGTCAAGGCCCAGGTGGCATCCGATTTTACCCCGGTGCCCTGGCCCGAGGTCAGCCTCGCTGAGTGGTTGATTGAACAATTGCCAAATGGCGGTGTGGTGGGATTTGACCCGTGGCTGCATACCGCAGAACAGTTGGAACAACTGGATGAGGCGCTGGCGGACAGCGGCATTGAAATGCGGCGCTGTGCCAATCTGGTCGACCGCATCTGGGCGGACCAACCCAGCCCCCCGATGCAAGACGCAAAAGCGCACGCCCTTGAATTTGCCGGTGAAAGCCACAATGACAAACGCGCGCGGTTGGGCAAAACACTAACCGACGCAAAACAGACTGCGGCGGTGATCACCCTGCCCGACAGCCTTAACTGGCTGCTGAACATTCGCGGCGCCGACATTCCGCGCAACCCGGTGGCGCATGGGTTTGGCGTGCTACATGCAGACGGTGCCGTTGATCTTTTTATGGAACCACAAAAAGTTGCCGCCCTTGGTGACCATCTGGGCGATCAGGTAACGGTACATGCACCTGATCACCTACTGGCGCATCTGGGGACCCTGACCGGCCCGGTGCGGGTGGACAAGCAATCTGTCCCGGTGATCATCGCCGATACCCTGGGCGAACGGGCGGTGTGGGGGGATGACCCGTGTGCCTTGCCAAAGGCCTGCAAGAACGACGCCGAGATTGCAGGGTCAGCCGAAGCACATCTGCGGGATGGCGCGGCATTGTGTGAACTGCTGGCATGGCTCGATACAAAGGCCCCCGGCAGTTTGACCGAGACCGAGGTGGTGACCCAGCTTGAAACCTTCCGCCGCCGTGACAATGCCTTGCAGGACATCAGTTTTGAGACCATTGCCGGCACCGGGCCGAACGGCGCAATCATGCATTACCGTGTGACGACGGAAACCGACAGCACCCTTGAGGATGGTCACCTGCTGGTACTGGATTCGGGCGGGCAGTATCTGGATGGGACCACCGACATCACCCGCACAGTCCCAATCGGCACACCCAGCGATGACGCACGCGTCGCGTTCACCCGCGTACTGGCCGGGATGATCGCGATGAGCCGACTGCGCTGGCCCCAGGGTCTTGCCGGACGTGACATCGAGATGATTGGCCGGGTGCCGCTGTGGCTTGCGGGTCAAGATTTCGACCACGGGCTGGGCCACGGTGTCGGTGCATACTTAAGTGTGCACGAAGGGCCACAAAGGTTAAGCAAGATCAGCCATGTCCCCTTGTTGGCGGGCATGATCCTGTCCAACGAGCCGGGATATTACCGCGAGGGAGCCTTTGGCATCCGCCTCGAAAACCTGTTGGTGGTGCGCGACGCCCCCGCCCTGCCCGGCGGCGATGCACACCGTAAGATGTTGTATTGGCAAACGCTTAGCTTTGCACCGATAGACCGACGTCTGATCGTCGCAGAAATGCTCGAAGTTGCCGCGCGTAACTGGCTGAATGACTACCACGCACAGGTTGCGCAAAAAATTGGCCCGCGGCTTTCACCAGAGGCGAAACTGTGGTTGGATGCCGCAACAGCGCCGCTCTAG
- a CDS encoding DUF427 domain-containing protein encodes MADHIKITKAEGTWSVRAGGAVLGETTNALKLTEGDYPPVIYFPRGDIAMAFLDSSDKTTHCPHKGDASYFSVVTKSRTLNDAVWSYENPNDAVAAIKDHLAFYPIDEITVEQI; translated from the coding sequence ATGGCCGACCATATCAAGATCACGAAAGCCGAAGGCACATGGAGCGTCCGCGCGGGCGGTGCCGTTCTTGGTGAAACCACAAACGCGCTTAAATTGACCGAAGGGGATTATCCGCCCGTCATCTATTTCCCACGCGGCGATATTGCCATGGCGTTTCTGGATTCTTCAGACAAGACAACACACTGCCCGCACAAAGGCGATGCCAGTTATTTTTCCGTGGTGACCAAAAGCCGCACCTTGAACGATGCTGTCTGGTCCTATGAAAACCCCAATGACGCCGTCGCGGCAATCAAAGATCACCTTGCGTTTTACCCCATTGATGAGATCACGGTCGAACAGATCTGA
- a CDS encoding chloride channel protein, which yields MSEPDPSFLSQQLQLAKASIKRGYEVIRLRGPGKVTFWFIALLIGIAAGFAALFFRKGINWLQATLYGTDDVQQLHSFITGLPWYWVVLIPTFGGLTVGLILHHFTRDARARSVGDVILGAALHDGRVETRAGIASAIASWITLSTGGSSGREGPVVHMAGVISTWVSRRINADGITGRDLLGCAVAAGVSASFNAPIAGALFALEVVLRHFAVHAFAPIVIASVAGTVINRLEFGGVTEFVLPTYGDLQFYVELPAFLLLGLTCGLIAVALMRSIFWAEDFGNYVQKRTGLPRWLRPAVAGALLGILALWFPHIIGVGYETMSLALTGQLGLYEVIIFAMLKVAAVSITLGGRMGGGVFSPSLMIGALSGLAFGLIATGIFPDVSGASTLYALAGMGAVAAAVLGAPISTTLIVFELTGDWQTGLAVMVAVSMSTALASRIVDRSFFLTQMERRGIHLAAGPQAYLLAMFTAARIMRRPEDDRAADEDECWDLINAGTYIDGTATLEAAMPIFEQSSARFIPVVTLSADAPPELMGALFHVDALKAYNRALAATAAEEHS from the coding sequence ATGAGTGAACCTGACCCTTCCTTTTTGTCGCAACAACTTCAGTTGGCAAAGGCGTCGATCAAACGCGGGTATGAGGTGATCCGACTGCGCGGCCCGGGCAAGGTGACATTTTGGTTCATCGCGCTGTTGATCGGCATTGCAGCGGGCTTTGCGGCGTTGTTTTTCCGCAAGGGGATCAACTGGTTGCAGGCCACTCTTTATGGAACAGATGATGTGCAGCAGTTGCACAGTTTCATCACTGGCCTGCCGTGGTACTGGGTGGTCCTGATCCCGACATTTGGCGGGCTTACTGTCGGGCTGATCTTGCATCATTTCACCCGGGATGCGCGCGCGCGTTCGGTGGGCGATGTCATTCTGGGGGCCGCCTTGCATGATGGCCGGGTCGAGACCCGCGCCGGGATCGCATCGGCCATCGCCTCCTGGATCACGTTGAGCACAGGCGGTTCGTCAGGCCGCGAAGGGCCGGTTGTGCACATGGCCGGGGTCATCTCCACCTGGGTCAGCCGCCGGATAAACGCGGATGGCATCACCGGGCGCGATCTTTTGGGCTGTGCGGTGGCGGCCGGGGTCTCTGCGAGCTTTAACGCGCCTATTGCGGGGGCGCTATTCGCGTTGGAGGTCGTGTTGCGCCATTTCGCGGTACATGCTTTTGCCCCCATCGTCATCGCCTCGGTTGCGGGCACCGTGATCAACCGCCTTGAATTTGGCGGTGTCACTGAATTTGTGCTGCCGACCTATGGCGATTTGCAGTTCTATGTCGAATTGCCCGCATTCTTGTTGCTGGGGCTGACGTGCGGATTGATCGCCGTGGCATTGATGCGCAGTATATTTTGGGCTGAGGATTTTGGGAATTATGTGCAAAAACGCACCGGGTTGCCGCGCTGGTTGCGCCCTGCCGTGGCGGGCGCGCTGCTTGGCATATTGGCCCTGTGGTTTCCCCATATCATTGGCGTCGGCTATGAGACAATGTCGTTGGCGCTGACCGGGCAGTTGGGTCTTTATGAGGTGATCATCTTTGCGATGCTCAAGGTCGCGGCTGTTTCCATCACGCTTGGGGGGCGCATGGGCGGCGGGGTGTTTTCACCCTCATTGATGATCGGGGCGTTGTCGGGGTTGGCCTTTGGCCTGATTGCGACGGGCATATTTCCGGACGTATCCGGGGCATCAACGCTTTATGCGCTGGCGGGCATGGGGGCTGTGGCGGCGGCGGTCCTTGGGGCACCGATTTCCACCACACTGATCGTATTTGAACTTACCGGGGACTGGCAGACAGGATTGGCGGTGATGGTCGCGGTCAGCATGTCGACCGCGCTTGCGTCGCGCATCGTTGACCGCAGTTTTTTCCTGACCCAGATGGAGCGGCGGGGCATTCACCTTGCGGCCGGGCCACAGGCCTATCTGCTCGCGATGTTCACGGCGGCCCGCATCATGCGCCGCCCAGAGGACGACCGCGCCGCCGATGAAGACGAATGCTGGGACTTGATCAATGCGGGCACGTACATTGACGGCACCGCGACACTTGAGGCGGCGATGCCGATCTTTGAACAATCATCAGCGCGGTTCATTCCGGTGGTCACGCTTTCCGCAGACGCGCCGCCTGAATTGATGGGCGCGTTGTTCCATGTCGATGCACTTAAGGCCTATAACCGCGCTTTGGCTGCGACGGCGGCAGAAGAACATTCTTGA
- the recN gene encoding DNA repair protein RecN, giving the protein MLRGLDISDMLIIDRLELAFQPGLNVLTGETGAGKSILLDSLGFVLGWRGRADLVRQGADQGEVTAWFDLGPDHPAHAVLQEAGLPAGNELILRRINSSDGRKTAWVNDRRCSGEVLRELSDTLVELHGQHDDRGLLNPRGHRAILDGFAGNDAAKAKVRAAWQALSAARKAAKAAAVEREAIQAEEEFLRHAVAELDKLDPQAGEEAILDSKRRLMQGAEKIRADVVNAYEILGQGGAETSLGDALRWLDGVAHKAEGALEAPMAALNRAMMELDDAMSGVANAIDAMSFNPIELEEAEERLFAIRALARKHDVAPDELAGFAETLRGKLAALDAGEAQQAALEQAVRDARDAYDAAADALGQARRRAATKLDKAVSSELAPLKMERAVFATQITPEDAGPEGRDAVSFTVATNPGAPAGPLGKIASGGELSRFLLALKVCLTQGQSGLTLIFDEIDRGVGGATADAVGRRLAALAEDGQVLVVTHSPQVAALGAHHWRVEKAVSKGMTTSTVTPLSPAERVDEVARMLAGDVITDAARGAAEVLLAG; this is encoded by the coding sequence ATGCTGCGCGGACTTGATATTTCGGACATGCTGATCATTGATCGCCTGGAACTTGCGTTTCAGCCGGGTCTTAATGTGCTGACTGGGGAAACCGGCGCGGGGAAATCCATCCTGTTGGATTCGCTGGGTTTTGTACTGGGCTGGCGCGGACGCGCCGATCTTGTGCGCCAGGGCGCAGATCAGGGTGAAGTCACGGCATGGTTTGACCTCGGACCGGACCATCCCGCCCATGCGGTGTTGCAAGAGGCCGGTTTGCCAGCGGGAAACGAGCTGATCTTGCGGCGCATCAATTCAAGCGACGGGCGCAAAACAGCCTGGGTCAACGACCGCCGCTGTTCTGGTGAGGTGCTGCGCGAATTGTCGGACACTTTGGTTGAGCTGCACGGCCAGCATGATGACCGGGGGCTGCTAAATCCACGTGGGCATCGGGCCATTTTGGATGGGTTCGCCGGAAATGACGCGGCAAAGGCCAAGGTGCGCGCGGCGTGGCAAGCGCTGAGTGCCGCCCGCAAGGCGGCCAAGGCAGCCGCCGTTGAACGCGAGGCCATTCAGGCCGAAGAGGAATTCCTGCGCCACGCGGTTGCGGAACTGGACAAATTGGACCCGCAGGCAGGCGAAGAGGCCATTCTGGACAGCAAGCGGCGGCTGATGCAGGGCGCTGAAAAGATCCGCGCGGATGTCGTCAACGCCTATGAGATACTGGGGCAGGGTGGTGCCGAAACCAGCCTTGGCGATGCGCTGCGCTGGCTGGACGGTGTGGCCCACAAGGCCGAAGGCGCGTTAGAGGCACCGATGGCCGCGCTGAACCGTGCGATGATGGAACTGGACGATGCGATGTCAGGGGTGGCCAATGCCATTGACGCGATGTCGTTCAACCCGATCGAGCTGGAAGAGGCGGAAGAGCGGTTGTTTGCGATCCGTGCTTTGGCGCGCAAGCATGACGTGGCCCCAGATGAGTTGGCCGGATTTGCAGAGACCCTGCGCGGCAAGCTGGCGGCATTGGACGCAGGCGAAGCGCAGCAGGCGGCGCTGGAACAGGCGGTGCGCGATGCACGGGATGCCTATGATGCGGCGGCGGATGCGCTGGGACAGGCGCGGCGCCGCGCCGCGACAAAGCTCGACAAAGCAGTATCGTCTGAACTGGCCCCATTGAAAATGGAACGTGCTGTCTTTGCGACCCAGATCACACCCGAGGACGCCGGGCCAGAGGGCCGCGATGCGGTGTCCTTCACTGTGGCCACCAACCCCGGTGCGCCCGCGGGGCCATTGGGCAAAATCGCGTCGGGCGGGGAACTGAGCCGGTTTCTTCTGGCGCTCAAGGTCTGCCTGACCCAAGGCCAATCCGGTCTGACGTTGATTTTTGACGAGATTGACCGCGGTGTCGGCGGTGCCACCGCAGATGCGGTGGGCCGGCGGTTGGCGGCATTGGCCGAAGATGGACAGGTATTGGTCGTAACCCATTCACCGCAGGTGGCCGCCCTTGGCGCGCATCATTGGCGGGTGGAAAAGGCCGTGAGCAAGGGTATGACGACGTCGACTGTGACGCCGCTGTCACCAGCCGAGCGTGTTGACGAGGTTGCGCGCATGCTGGCGGGCGATGTCATTACCGATGCCGCACGCGGGGCCGCCGAGGTGCTGTTGGCCGGGTGA
- a CDS encoding outer membrane protein assembly factor BamD, with product MTGAGSRMRVIGAVCIVAALAACGSRDAGRFTGNFFNPQEIPLETYSAEQIFERGEFELNRSRPDDAAFYFAEIERLYPYSEWAKRALIMQAFSYHQDKDYPNSRSSAQRFIDFYPDDDDAAYAQYLLALSYYDQIDEVGRDQGLTFQALQSLRQVIEGYPDSEYTKSAILKFDLAFDHLAGKEMEIGRYYLRRDHYTSAINRFRVVVEEFQTTTHTAEALHRLVEAYLALGLNEEAQTAGAILGHNYQSTEWYEDSYKLLTGQGLEPKFYKNNWLSAVYRQTIKGEWL from the coding sequence ATGACAGGTGCAGGGTCGCGTATGCGAGTGATCGGTGCGGTGTGCATTGTGGCAGCGCTTGCAGCGTGCGGCAGTCGTGATGCCGGTCGTTTTACGGGCAACTTCTTTAACCCTCAGGAAATTCCGCTTGAAACCTATTCGGCAGAACAGATTTTCGAGCGTGGCGAATTTGAACTGAACCGCAGTCGTCCTGACGATGCGGCATTCTATTTTGCTGAGATTGAGCGCCTGTATCCCTATTCGGAATGGGCAAAACGCGCGCTGATCATGCAGGCATTTTCCTATCACCAAGACAAGGATTATCCCAACAGCCGGTCCTCGGCGCAGCGGTTTATCGACTTTTATCCCGATGATGATGACGCCGCCTATGCTCAATATCTGTTGGCGCTCAGCTATTACGACCAGATCGACGAAGTGGGCCGTGATCAGGGTCTGACATTTCAGGCGCTGCAGTCCTTGCGTCAAGTGATCGAAGGATACCCGGACAGCGAATACACAAAATCGGCAATACTGAAATTTGATCTGGCCTTTGACCATCTGGCGGGCAAAGAGATGGAAATCGGGCGTTATTATCTGCGCCGCGATCATTATACATCGGCGATCAACCGGTTCCGGGTTGTGGTTGAAGAATTCCAGACCACGACCCACACGGCCGAGGCGCTGCACCGTTTGGTCGAAGCCTATCTGGCGCTGGGTCTGAATGAAGAAGCCCAGACTGCCGGTGCTATTCTGGGCCACAACTATCAATCCACCGAATGGTACGAAGACAGCTATAAATTGCTGACGGGTCAGGGGCTTGAACCGAAGTTTTACAAAAACAACTGGTTGAGTGCCGTTTACCGTCAGACAATTAAGGGCGAGTGGCTGTAG